The proteins below come from a single Cryptococcus neoformans var. neoformans JEC21 chromosome 14 sequence genomic window:
- a CDS encoding expressed protein translates to MSNALPEKNVVLRFPPMPKGQEDIQEETYQLLELPPELLKEVEALKDKEDGQVFPLTIKGRPSDDATLCTADSTFLLRTVGISNSLLVCLPPSPNDPSYTLTTDEEDRPTLQIRDICHQVLECVPVAPNLERIRTVLRASAWEGMGSGGLGKRKREDGDGRKVKRWTKEQLRSVVQASEAELEQGLKERNVIEVDGRMLLLPSVHLKDFLNILLSLLAINSSKPATTAPAQTIIAALEEYDVPPSISVPALNLFGTVEDGQWTANVERMVREVGLGILCAVKKNKKRDEFMSEWQEEVGETWREYTDLKLLEGEYILSPPPPSALSFASPSPLLSYFPLASLPLQPAERFAELFLTRQRWRPEEMAPFLRGLTRDGDSKGRDKLVAKFVRIVKEKDGTWWYPRRSA, encoded by the exons ATGAGCAATGCTCTGCCAGAAAAGAATGTCGTGCTGAGGTTTCCTCCTATGCCGAAAGGGCAGGAAGATATCCAGGAAGAGACATATCAGCTCTTGGAGCTGCCTCCGGAGCTTCTTAAAGAGGTGGAAGCGTTGAAAgacaaggaagatggacagGTTTTTCC TCTCACGATAAAAGGCAGACCATCAGACGATGCTACGCTTTGTACTGCCGATTCGACATTTCTCCTCCGTACAGTGGGCATTTCAAACTCCCTCCTCGTTTGTCTACCACCATCGCCCAACGACCCATCCTATACACTCACCactgacgaagaagatcgACCTACTCTGCAAATAAGAGATATATGCCACCAGGTTCTCGAGTGCGTACCCGTGGCCCCAAACTTGGAGAGGATTAGAACGGTGTTAAGGGCTTCCGCttgggaagggatggggagCGGGGGgttgggaaagaggaaaagggaggatggagatggacggAAAGTGAAGAGATGGACAAAGGAGCAGTTACGGAGTGTAGTACAGGCTAGTGAAGCTGAGTTGGAACAaggattgaaagagaggaatGTGATCGAGGTTGACG GGCGCATGCTGTTACTTCCTTCCGTTCATTTGAAGGATTTCCTaaacattcttctttcactcCTTGCAATCAATTCCTCAAAGCCAGCCACTACGGCCCCCGCTCAAACTATAATCGCTGCTCTAGAAGAGTACGATGTTCCTCCTTCTATATCAGTACCCGCCCTCAATCTGTTTGGCACAGTGGAGGACGGACAGTGGACGGCCAACGTCGAGAGGATGGTCAGGGAAGTAGGTCTGGGTATTCTCTGTGCGGTCAAGAAAAATAAGAAACGTGATGAATTTATGTCGGAATGGCAAGAGGAAGTAGGAGAGACATGGCGTGAATATACGGATCTCAAACTCCTAGAG GGCGAATACATCctttctccacctccaccatcagCGCTCTCATTCgcttccccttcaccatTACTGAGCTATTTCCCCCTCGCTTCCCTGCCTCTCCAACCGGCCGAGCGGTTCGCCGAGCTTTTCCTTACCCGCCAACGATGGCGTCCCGAGGAGATGGCTCCTTTTCTTAGAGGTCTCACGAGAGACGGGGATAGTAAAGGCAGGGATAAGTTGGTTGCCAAGTTTGTCAGGATAGTcaaggagaaagatgggACATGGTGGTATCCTCGCAGAAGTGCGTGA
- a CDS encoding expressed protein, producing MSLLARSTLRAARTLKTPQQVRSVHFENVVDHTIPTDVTNKYFLAAKIITFGVLGFGTPFYAAYYHLNKSG from the exons ATGTCCCTCCTCGCTCGATCCACCCTCCGTGCCGCCAGGACCCTCAAGACGCCCCAGCAGGTCCGATCCGTCCACTTTGAGAACGTCGTCGACCA CACTATCCCCACTGACGTTACCAACAAGTACTTCCTTGCCGCCAAGATCATCACTTTCGGTGTTCTCGGCTTCGGTACCCCCTTCTACGCCGCTTACTACCACCT TAACAAGTCCGGTTAG